Part of the Lolium rigidum isolate FL_2022 chromosome 6, APGP_CSIRO_Lrig_0.1, whole genome shotgun sequence genome, AAGCTTTCAAATTTTAAGAAGTGTTTTAAATTAGGATAGTATCATTGTCAAACATATAAATGTTTAATTTGCATGGGTGTAAGTGATATTTACCCAGGCTGTGATGAATTTACTGTCAATCCGAAGCCGAAAGGGAAGAGTGGGTCATAGTGTGGGTCTCCGACATTCATGGGCAGCTGGTCAACTGATTTGAACCAAGTGCGCGAAAGCTTCCCTGTGAAGCCGTAGTCCCCAAAAAGGACATCAGCAACACCCTGACCTTCTGTGCCAGGAAGCCAGGCAGCAACAAGCGCTTCCATCAAAGGAAGATATGGTTCAACGACAACGGGCCGTCCAGAGACGATAACAACTGCACATTTAACTCTCGAGCAGATGTTTCGGATTGTGTCTGGACCAGGATCTAGGATAGTCAGGTCACTATTATCACCTACTGTTTCAGCATATGGTGGCTCACCAACAACaacgatagcaaacgaaaaatcgTTTTTCTTCATGAAGCTGTCATCAGGGTTCTCAGAGTAGACAACAGATGTTGAATCATCAACAGTGGACTTTATGGCATCAAGAATTGTTGTTCCTGTAAACAATATTAAATCACGACAGTACTTTGGTTTAAATATTCCAATCGGGGATACTTCAAAAATAACAATTTAAAATTTATTAAGTATGATAGTTTTGGTAAGTAAGAATCTGAAATATCAAAATTCCTTCTACACAAAACCTTGAAAAGCAGAGCAATCAAAGGTTTATTAGAAAGCACATACCAACGGTAATATCTCCACTGCCACCCATCCATTCAATTGACCACCCACCACACTGGTAGCCCAAATTGCTAGCATGACTTCCAGCTACAAGTATCCTTTTAGCTTTCTTTGGGAGAGGCAGGAATTGTTGATTAGGAGTGTTGCCGTTTTTCAATAGAACAAGTGATTTCCTGACAGCTTCTCTAGCCAATTCCCTGTGCTCCTGTCAAATTTTAAACTACGTGTTATATACATAGGTTTCCACAATTGGCATACAAGCATTATACAGTATGGTGTTAGGCTATCAACCTTCTTTCCAAGCTGATCTGCGAAGCTAAGATCAGCTAAAGGGTTCTCGAATAGGCCCATTGTAAATTTCACTCGAAGGATACGACTCACAGCATCATCGATTCTGCTCATGCTGATGATACTCTTGTTAACAAGAGATGTCGCATCATCAATGTAACGGGTGAAATTGAATGGCACCATAACCTGAAACGGAATCGAAAGAAAGTCATTGCAAGTGACAACTTTTTGTCTGGATTATATATTGATAACAATATAACCCTTGCTACTTAATAGGTACTGATCACTTCAAGTTGAAGTACCACAATAGAGATATAGTAGCTTTAAATGGCTGATATTCGCTGTTAAGGTTGGCAATCCATGTTGAATATATGCCATTTAGGTGATCTTGGGCTTCAGATTTTAGATGTAATATATGCAGTCAAAATTAATTATGCCAACAAATTCAGACCAGGTAGAGGGATAAGTCATGGCCAAAATACTATTTAACAAGAAATAAGCAACCATATTTTCCATAGCTAGCAAGAAATAAGAATGTGTGTTCTCAAAAGAACATACCATATCAATACCAGCATTTATTCCAGCTTGCACGGAGTAAGTATAGTTTGCAGCAGGTGGTGAGGTTATCCGGTCTATTCCTAGCCAATCAGATATCACAAAACCCTGCAATCAGTTACCATTCAGAAGTCAGTTTAAGATCACAGCAGAGAAATGTTAAACAAGTTGCAGATTAGCACTAACTCTAAAGCGCAGTTTGGATTTCAAGTAGCCAGTGACTAGATCATGATTGGCATGCATTTTTGCACCATTCACGCTT contains:
- the LOC124661193 gene encoding beta-glucosidase BoGH3B-like, with amino-acid sequence MACPSISWGCVLLLLCFASRGDAEYMKYKDPKQPVNTRIKDLLGRMTLAEKIGQTTQIERTVASADVMRKYFIGSILSGGGSVPAPQATPAVWVNMVNEFQKGALSTRLGIPMIYGIDAVHGNNNVYNATIFPHNVGLGATRDPDLARRIGEATALEVRATGIPYAFAPCVAVCRDPRWGRCYESYSEDHKIVQQMTDIILGLQGEIPVNQTKGVPYVAGKDKVAACAKHFVGDGGTHNGINENNTIVDERGLLGIHMPPYYDSIIKGVATVMVSYSSVNGAKMHANHDLVTGYLKSKLRFRGFVISDWLGIDRITSPPAANYTYSVQAGINAGIDMVMVPFNFTRYIDDATSLVNKSIISMSRIDDAVSRILRVKFTMGLFENPLADLSFADQLGKKEHRELAREAVRKSLVLLKNGNTPNQQFLPLPKKAKRILVAGSHASNLGYQCGGWSIEWMGGSGDITVGTTILDAIKSTVDDSTSVVYSENPDDSFMKKNDFSFAIVVVGEPPYAETVGDNSDLTILDPGPDTIRNICSRVKCAVVIVSGRPVVVEPYLPLMEALVAAWLPGTEGQGVADVLFGDYGFTGKLSRTWFKSVDQLPMNVGDPHYDPLFPFGFGLTVNSSQPGFSEARSHGDKKEITVCVALSLVLSMVLTFDLGIGIFQRGATLL